A segment of the Panacibacter ginsenosidivorans genome:
AACCGCCGCTACTATGAATTACGGCACAGAATTATGCCGCAAAGAAGATGTGGAATATTTATATAATCAGCATTATTAATAACAGTAAAACAAAAACATGATTATTGATAGATTGGATAATGCACATCATTACTCATTAATGCACTCCGGTATAGCAAAAGCATTTGAATGGTTGCAAATGACAGACCTGCATACAATTGACGCAGGAAAATATTTTATTGACGCAGAAAATATTTTTGCTATTGTACAGGAGTACGAAACGCTTGATGCTACCAATGAACAAATGGAAGCACATAAGAAATATATTGATGTGCAATACATGATAAATGGTGAAGAACTGGTTGGTCTTGCATTATTAAGCAATCAAGCCATTTCAAAACCTTATGAAGAAGAAACAGATTTTTTGCAGGTTGCAGATGCACCTTCTTTCTTTGCAACTTTATCAGCAGGTAATTTTATGATCTTCTACCCTACTGACCTGCACATGCCATGCATAAAAATAAATACACCTGCAATGGTAAAAAAGGTAGTTGTCAAAGTCGCTCTGTAATTATAGAAAGTAGATTGTTTTATTGCGCATAATGATCTTATGTACAAGTGTGCGACGCAACAGACGATGCCACACTTACTGAAGACCGGCTCCAAAAAAGTATCTATACATTTTCTATAACCATGGCACTTGCACCGCCACCGCCATTACAAATACCTGCAGCACCATATTTAGCATTGTTTGCTTTTAGCACATTGATCAAGGTAACAATGATTCTTGCACCACTGCATCCCAACGGATGACCC
Coding sequences within it:
- a CDS encoding YhcH/YjgK/YiaL family protein, with translation MIIDRLDNAHHYSLMHSGIAKAFEWLQMTDLHTIDAGKYFIDAENIFAIVQEYETLDATNEQMEAHKKYIDVQYMINGEELVGLALLSNQAISKPYEEETDFLQVADAPSFFATLSAGNFMIFYPTDLHMPCIKINTPAMVKKVVVKVAL